In the genome of Pseudomonadota bacterium, the window GACGCGTCTCGCAGATCATGGTCGACAAGGTCACGACGGTGCGCCGCGAGCGCATCGGTGAGCCCATCGGCCGTCTCCAGGACGCTGCCATGACTCGAGTCAGCCGCGCCATCGCGTTGTGGCTGGGCATCGCCGGCTGAACCACTGCGGCAGCCTGCGCGCCAGCGTCAAACCGAATGAGCAGGATGATTCGCGCTCGATGCACCCGGTGAGGTACGCGGTCAGCAACGACACGATCGACATCGTCCAGTGCCGTTATCATTGCGAACCATGAATCAACTTACGAGATGCGTTTGGCCCAGGTACTGGGCGAGATGTACATCTTCATGTACATTATGGTCATGGCCAAGCGTTGTTCCGTAGCTGACGCTCGCAAGGATCTTTCGGCCCTGCTCACCCAGGCCGAAGCCGGCGTGGAGGTCGAGATTACGCGCCGGGGTGAACCCGTCGCGGTGCTCGTGTCGATTCAGAAGTATCAACGCATCAAGGGCAGGAGAAGCGCGTTCAAGCAAGCATACAAGGAGTTCGCGGCCAGCTACGACCTTGGCAAAGACGGGCTGGACGAAGACTTCTTGCAAACGCTTCGAGACGCCTCTGGCGGA includes:
- a CDS encoding type II toxin-antitoxin system Phd/YefM family antitoxin, whose product is MAQVLGEMYIFMYIMVMAKRCSVADARKDLSALLTQAEAGVEVEITRRGEPVAVLVSIQKYQRIKGRRSAFKQAYKEFAASYDLGKDGLDEDFLQTLRDASGGRRVQF